Genomic DNA from Longimicrobiaceae bacterium:
TCCCGACGATGCAGGCCAGAGCCGCCCTAGCCAAAGTTCCGCTCACCATCCGGCGCGGCTGGGACGACATCTTCAACGGTCCCGAGCTGACGGTGACCGCGGGGAAGATCTTCACGGCGGTGCTGCTGGGCTGGATCGCCTACCGCGTGCTGAAGCTCGTGCTGCGCCGCATCGAGAAGGGCCTGGAGCCTTCCGGCTCGGGCACCATCTCGCTGCACGAGCAGCGCGCCCGCACGCTGGTGGGCCTGGTGCGCAGCGTTGGCGTGGTGGTGATCGTGACCATGGTGCTGTTCATGGTCCTCAGCGCGGTGGGCGTGGACCTGGCCCCGCTGCTCGCCGGCGCGGGCGTGGTGGGCCTGGCCTTCTCGTTCGGCGCGCAGTCGCTGGTGAAGGACATCATCAGCGGCCTCTTCATCCTGTTCGAGAACCAGTTCGGCGTGGGCGACGTGATCCGCGTGGACCCCGCCGTCTCCGGCGCGGTGGAGCGGATGACGCTGCGCGTGGTCGTGCTGCGCGACACCTACGGCGTGGTGCACATCGTGCCCAACGGCGAGATCAAGCGGGTGAGCAACCTCACGCGCACCTGGGCCCGCGCGGTGCTGGACGTGAAGGTGGGCTACCAGGAGGACACGGACCGCGTGGCCGCCGTGATGCGCGAGGTGGGCGAGAGCCTGTTCGCCGACGCGGACTGGGCGCCCGTTCTCGTGGAGAAGCCCACGGTGCCGGGAATCGAGAGCTTCGCCGACAACGGCGTGGTGGTGCGGCTGATGGCCAAGACGGTGCC
This window encodes:
- a CDS encoding mechanosensitive ion channel domain-containing protein; this encodes MQARAALAKVPLTIRRGWDDIFNGPELTVTAGKIFTAVLLGWIAYRVLKLVLRRIEKGLEPSGSGTISLHEQRARTLVGLVRSVGVVVIVTMVLFMVLSAVGVDLAPLLAGAGVVGLAFSFGAQSLVKDIISGLFILFENQFGVGDVIRVDPAVSGAVERMTLRVVVLRDTYGVVHIVPNGEIKRVSNLTRTWARAVLDVKVGYQEDTDRVAAVMREVGESLFADADWAPVLVEKPTVPGIESFADNGVVVRLMAKTVPLKQWDVARELRRRIKRRFDAEGISFTTPSTSVYLGEELVSHLRPEPAAALAAESTPTQTEEHAADEAM